From the Primulina tabacum isolate GXHZ01 chromosome 15, ASM2559414v2, whole genome shotgun sequence genome, one window contains:
- the LOC142525907 gene encoding uncharacterized protein LOC142525907 has product MRTEPEEHLRIFENAALLHQYSDRVKCRVFLDTLVRSARQWFNTLQSNSMRFFEDFSMAFLHRFASSKRYQKNYLSLFVMKQRESETLQEFIQCFNNVALEIPTATPDIMISVFTQGLRGGKLFKSLVKKPPLSYDDLLAGEPRRE; this is encoded by the coding sequence ATGCGTACTGAACCTGAAGAACACTTGAGAATATTTGAGAATGCCGCGTTGTTGCATCAGTACTCAGATAGAGTTAAGTGCAGGGTTTTTCTGGATACGTTGGTGAGATCAGCTCGACAATGGTTTAATACGCTGCAATCCAACTCCATGcgatttttcgaggatttttctaTGGCTTTCTTACACAgatttgctagcagcaagaggTACCAAAAAAATTACCTAAGCTTGTTTGTGATGAAGCAGCGAGAAAGTGAAACTTTGCAAGAGTTTATTCAGTGTTTCAACAATGTTGCGCTTGAAATACCGACTGCTACCCCTGATATTATGATAAGTGTCTTTACCCAAGGACTAAGAGGAGGGAAACTTTTCAAGTCACTAGTCAAGAAAcctccgttgagctatgatgatcttTTAGCGGGAGAGCCGAGAAGAGAGTGA